A stretch of the Deltaproteobacteria bacterium genome encodes the following:
- a CDS encoding DUF4091 domain-containing protein: MRWAFKSVYFIKKCWALVLCLACLGCGAAEPSSDEPNNDALPVTKISANTKLSAVWANTGEDKVTQEELRANGNPQNVLNSVWDGQKIQIFGAKNEVVAFNLILESAKLDVPDIKVSLAELTGPEGFKITSQPVSGDGVYNWVGRNIELFYVRYLPIKGLSKFSYEWYDERHLPERMQRPYTGEGAGQGLWQDRPDHDKFYPDIAVPLEWNNLFSIGKGKNQSIWVDLYIPKETPAGIYWGNILIYEGGLLTYEIPVQLKVYNFTLPDVPNSKTMLHLGYGDVNQRYVGEPFPSDSSKVFDLKLVRDRHFLLAHRHKISLIDANFGEEPWNIDAPRPDWLPRLNGNLFTKAHGYDGPGLGVGNNVFSIGTYSTWSWQNEGQAGMWLHTNNWVNWFKANAPETEYFLYLIDESSNFAQIEQWAGWIKSNPGPGKLMPSFATIWAPDAKQNTPSLDIPASTITVGIPAEWEPTLTYYKNHPTKKIFLYNGKRPASGSLCIEDDGIALRELAWGQYKKQINRWFIWESTYYNNFQAGAGQTNVFKQAKTFGTTSSVDPIAGETGWNYTNGDGVFFYPGTDKVFPEESYEVLGPIASLRLKHWRRGIQDVDYLTMAAAIDPAKVAALVEAMIPQVLWEYGVNDSTDPTWVLTDLSWNNDPQVWEAARRELAEMIQSN; this comes from the coding sequence GTGAGGTGGGCTTTTAAGTCGGTGTATTTTATAAAAAAATGCTGGGCGTTGGTTTTGTGTTTAGCCTGCTTAGGTTGTGGTGCGGCTGAGCCGAGTAGTGATGAGCCTAATAATGATGCCCTTCCGGTCACTAAAATTTCTGCTAACACAAAATTAAGTGCGGTGTGGGCCAACACGGGTGAAGATAAAGTCACGCAAGAAGAATTGCGGGCGAATGGAAATCCCCAAAATGTTTTGAATAGCGTATGGGATGGGCAAAAGATCCAAATCTTTGGTGCCAAAAATGAAGTGGTTGCCTTTAATTTGATTCTTGAATCGGCAAAGCTTGATGTTCCCGATATCAAAGTTTCTCTAGCCGAATTGACCGGCCCGGAGGGGTTCAAGATTACTTCACAGCCGGTCAGCGGTGATGGAGTTTATAATTGGGTGGGGAGAAACATAGAGCTATTCTATGTTAGATATTTACCGATCAAAGGTTTAAGTAAATTTTCTTATGAGTGGTATGATGAACGGCATCTTCCTGAGCGAATGCAAAGGCCCTATACCGGTGAAGGGGCGGGGCAGGGCTTGTGGCAAGACAGGCCCGACCACGACAAGTTTTATCCCGATATTGCAGTGCCCTTGGAATGGAATAATTTATTTTCAATAGGCAAAGGGAAAAACCAAAGTATTTGGGTAGATCTTTATATCCCTAAAGAAACTCCGGCAGGAATTTATTGGGGCAATATTTTAATTTATGAAGGTGGCCTACTCACTTACGAAATCCCGGTGCAACTCAAGGTTTATAATTTTACTTTGCCCGATGTTCCCAATTCTAAAACCATGCTTCACCTAGGTTATGGGGATGTGAATCAGCGGTACGTCGGAGAACCCTTTCCGAGTGACTCATCAAAAGTTTTTGATTTAAAATTGGTAAGGGATCGGCATTTTTTACTGGCCCATCGTCACAAAATTTCTTTGATTGATGCTAATTTTGGAGAAGAGCCGTGGAATATCGATGCCCCCCGGCCTGACTGGCTGCCTCGTTTAAATGGAAATTTATTTACCAAGGCCCATGGATACGATGGCCCAGGTCTTGGGGTAGGCAATAATGTTTTTTCGATTGGAACTTATAGTACTTGGTCTTGGCAGAATGAGGGGCAAGCTGGGATGTGGTTGCATACCAATAATTGGGTGAATTGGTTTAAGGCAAATGCCCCCGAAACCGAATATTTTTTATACCTCATTGATGAGAGTTCAAATTTTGCCCAGATTGAGCAGTGGGCGGGTTGGATAAAATCGAACCCCGGCCCGGGCAAGCTTATGCCCAGCTTTGCAACAATTTGGGCACCTGATGCCAAACAAAATACCCCCAGTTTAGATATTCCAGCCTCAACGATTACCGTGGGCATACCAGCCGAATGGGAACCAACGCTTACTTATTATAAAAACCATCCCACCAAAAAAATCTTTTTATACAATGGTAAGCGGCCAGCTTCGGGCTCGCTTTGCATTGAAGATGATGGTATTGCCTTGCGTGAATTGGCCTGGGGGCAATATAAAAAGCAGATTAATCGTTGGTTTATTTGGGAATCGACCTATTATAATAATTTTCAAGCCGGTGCTGGGCAGACCAATGTTTTTAAACAGGCTAAAACTTTTGGGACCACGAGTTCTGTGGATCCCATAGCCGGAGAGACGGGCTGGAATTATACCAATGGTGATGGCGTGTTCTTTTATCCTGGCACCGATAAAGTTTTTCCTGAAGAATCTTATGAAGTGTTGGGCCCGATTGCGAGTTTGCGGCTCAAACATTGGCGTCGAGGTATTCAAGATGTGGATTACCTAACCATGGCAGCGGCGATTGACCCTGCAAAGGTAGCGGCTCTTGTTGAAGCCATGATTCCGCAAGTTTTGTGGGAATATGGGGTGAACGATTCAACCGACCCCACGTGGGTGTTAACGGATCTTAGTTGGAACAACGACCCGCAAGTTTGGGAAGCGGCGCGCCGAGAACTTGCTGAGATGA
- a CDS encoding type II toxin-antitoxin system RelE/ParE family toxin has translation MKITWSPKAFKDLLHITEIVALDKKKAALKWAESVRKKVTRLKKFPRSGRVVPELKREEIREIIIGNYRVIYKLGKEVAILTVFHGAHQMAPLTKIHPFIEE, from the coding sequence GTGAAAATTACTTGGTCGCCAAAAGCCTTCAAAGATCTCCTTCATATTACAGAAATCGTTGCTCTTGATAAGAAGAAAGCTGCTTTAAAGTGGGCAGAATCGGTAAGAAAAAAAGTTACTCGTCTTAAGAAATTTCCTAGATCAGGGCGTGTCGTTCCTGAGCTAAAACGGGAAGAAATTCGGGAAATCATTATAGGTAATTATCGGGTGATCTATAAACTAGGTAAAGAAGTTGCCATTCTCACCGTATTTCATGGTGCTCATCAAATGGCTCCACTGACTAAAATCCACCCATTTATCGAAGAATAA
- a CDS encoding type II toxin-antitoxin system Phd/YefM family antitoxin, with product MKPNLAEDIISVSEFRKKTADYLQEIHKKKRTVVLTQNGHSAAVVLSPQVYEKIQYERDLFAAIAKGEEEIESGKGISHEEIFKNLFARLERL from the coding sequence ATGAAACCAAATTTAGCTGAAGATATTATTTCTGTTTCGGAGTTTAGAAAGAAAACTGCTGATTATCTTCAGGAAATTCATAAGAAAAAACGTACGGTTGTGTTGACTCAGAATGGTCATTCTGCCGCAGTAGTGTTAAGCCCTCAAGTTTATGAGAAAATTCAATATGAAAGGGACTTGTTTGCAGCCATTGCTAAGGGGGAAGAGGAAATTGAGAGTGGTAAAGGCATTTCTCACGAAGAAATATTCAAAAATCTTTTTGCTCGTTTGGAAAGATTGTGA
- a CDS encoding DUF393 domain-containing protein, which yields MHIEVPNYFKDIHRPIVFFDGVCNLCNFWVQFIIKRDPHKKFYFASLQSKAGQAILEALGLPDSELNTMIFLEKDQCYLKSSAGLHIARTMGGWLRLGYIFIFIPEGIRNIFYRLISKYRYRYFGKKETCMTPTSDLQDRFLD from the coding sequence ATGCACATAGAGGTTCCAAATTATTTTAAGGATATTCATCGACCCATCGTTTTTTTCGATGGGGTTTGTAATTTGTGTAATTTTTGGGTGCAGTTTATTATTAAAAGAGACCCTCATAAAAAATTTTATTTTGCTTCGTTACAGTCTAAGGCCGGCCAGGCCATCCTTGAAGCGCTGGGGCTTCCAGATAGTGAATTAAATACGATGATTTTTTTAGAGAAAGACCAGTGTTATTTAAAATCTTCAGCCGGGCTTCATATTGCTAGAACGATGGGTGGATGGTTGAGGCTTGGCTATATTTTCATCTTTATTCCGGAAGGCATTCGAAATATCTTTTATCGATTGATTTCTAAATACAGGTACCGTTATTTTGGTAAAAAAGAAACCTGCATGACCCCAACCTCTGATCTGCAGGATCGATTTTTGGATTAG
- a CDS encoding sulfate ABC transporter substrate-binding protein: MLNKLFHYGVLIASLLVISCTQANNKGIIRLLNVSYDPTRELYQEINTAFAKQWLEKTQQTIKIDQSHGGSGKQARSVIDGLEADIVTLALAYDIDSIAQKAKILPADWQNRLPNNSSPYTSTIVFLVRKGNPKGIQDWSDLVKPGIAVITPNPKTSGGARWNYLAAWGYALKNNSNDEAKAKEFIGQLFKNVPVLDSGARGSTTTFIERNLGDVLIAWENEALLVSKKLSPGQFDIVTPSISILAEPPVTLVDKNVDRHNTREVAKAYLDFLYTDAAQEVIAKNYYRPQSATVAAKYAAQFPKTTLLTIGHDFGGWQQTQNKHFADGGIFDQIYQPGK; encoded by the coding sequence ATGTTAAACAAACTATTCCACTATGGGGTACTGATAGCAAGTCTCCTCGTCATTTCATGTACTCAAGCTAACAACAAAGGAATCATTCGACTGCTGAATGTTTCTTACGACCCTACGCGCGAGTTGTATCAAGAAATCAATACGGCTTTTGCAAAACAATGGTTGGAAAAAACGCAGCAAACGATCAAGATCGATCAATCCCATGGTGGCTCTGGCAAGCAAGCTCGTTCGGTCATTGATGGGCTTGAGGCAGACATTGTAACGCTGGCTTTGGCCTACGACATTGACAGCATCGCACAAAAAGCAAAAATTTTGCCAGCCGACTGGCAAAATCGTTTACCCAATAATAGTTCACCTTATACTTCAACGATTGTTTTCTTAGTTAGAAAAGGCAATCCCAAGGGGATTCAAGACTGGAGCGATCTGGTAAAACCAGGGATTGCGGTGATTACCCCCAATCCCAAAACCTCGGGTGGTGCCAGGTGGAATTATTTGGCCGCCTGGGGTTATGCCTTAAAAAACAATAGCAACGACGAGGCTAAGGCCAAAGAATTCATCGGCCAACTTTTTAAAAACGTCCCCGTTTTAGATTCCGGGGCTCGTGGCTCCACCACGACTTTTATTGAACGCAATCTTGGCGACGTACTGATCGCCTGGGAAAACGAAGCCTTGCTGGTGAGTAAAAAATTAAGCCCAGGGCAATTTGATATTGTCACCCCTTCTATCAGCATCTTGGCCGAACCCCCGGTCACCTTAGTCGATAAAAATGTCGACCGTCACAACACACGTGAAGTCGCAAAAGCCTATCTTGATTTCCTTTATACCGATGCAGCCCAGGAAGTCATTGCCAAGAACTATTACCGGCCCCAATCAGCCACCGTAGCAGCAAAGTACGCTGCTCAATTTCCCAAAACTACACTTTTGACAATTGGCCATGACTTTGGAGGCTGGCAACAAACCCAGAACAAACACTTTGCCGACGGAGGAATCTTCGACCAGATTTACCAACCCGGCAAATAA
- the cysT gene encoding sulfate ABC transporter permease subunit CysT: MQFSWKKPSILPGFKLTLGYSLFYLSLLVLIPLSTLFLKSASLHWADFWEIITAPRVLAAYRLSLLTALIAAAVNTVFGLLLAWVLTRYSFPGKRIMDSLVDLPFALPTAVAGITLTTLYAPNGLIGKYLAALGINAAYTPLGIILALTFISLPFVVRTVQPVLETLDPDMEEASACLGAKRLATFFYIILPQLRPALFTGFSLAFARALGEYGSVVFISGNMPFKTEMTPLLIMTKLEQFDYTGATSIAVVMLLFSFLILMTINLMNWKLAK; the protein is encoded by the coding sequence ATGCAATTTTCGTGGAAAAAGCCCAGCATTCTGCCCGGTTTTAAGTTAACGCTCGGGTATAGTTTGTTTTATTTGTCGTTGCTCGTGCTTATTCCACTCTCTACCTTATTCCTCAAATCAGCTTCCCTCCATTGGGCAGACTTTTGGGAAATAATTACCGCACCAAGGGTATTAGCCGCCTATCGCTTAAGTTTGCTAACCGCACTCATCGCAGCAGCCGTTAATACAGTTTTTGGTTTATTATTAGCCTGGGTTTTAACTCGCTATTCTTTTCCAGGAAAACGCATTATGGATAGTCTCGTTGATCTCCCCTTTGCCTTGCCTACAGCCGTGGCTGGCATTACCTTAACAACCTTATACGCCCCGAATGGGTTGATCGGAAAATATCTGGCGGCCCTCGGGATTAACGCGGCCTACACACCCCTAGGCATCATCCTAGCCTTAACCTTTATTAGTCTGCCCTTTGTTGTGCGTACGGTGCAACCCGTCCTCGAAACCCTCGACCCCGACATGGAAGAGGCCTCCGCTTGCCTAGGCGCAAAACGCCTCGCCACTTTTTTTTATATTATTCTCCCCCAACTCAGGCCTGCCTTATTCACCGGTTTTTCCTTAGCCTTTGCCAGGGCCTTGGGTGAATATGGATCGGTGGTTTTTATTTCGGGGAATATGCCTTTTAAAACCGAAATGACTCCGTTACTTATCATGACCAAATTAGAACAATTCGATTACACCGGCGCTACTTCCATCGCGGTGGTCATGTTATTATTTTCTTTTCTTATCCTTATGACGATTAACCTCATGAATTGGAAACTCGCAAAATGA
- the cysW gene encoding sulfate ABC transporter permease subunit CysW: MRQNHNLIQPKQKWLHGFWFILALSFFSLFILVPLFAVFSNALSKGWQLYFHSIAEPDAMASIKLTLLTASISIPLNLIFGFAASWAIAKFDFVGKKFLITLIDLPFSVSPVISGMIFVLLFGAQGYLGPWLMAHNIKIIFTPFAIIIATLFVTFPFVARELIPLMESLGNDQEEAALTLGASAWQTFFHVTLPNVKWALLYGVILLNARAMGEFGAVSVVSGHIRGHTNTMPLHVEILYNEYDFVGAFAVASLLALLALFTIVAKSLVEWKSNIKREVLA, translated from the coding sequence ATGAGGCAAAATCATAATTTGATACAACCCAAACAAAAATGGCTGCACGGCTTTTGGTTCATTCTTGCTTTGAGTTTCTTTTCACTATTTATTTTAGTGCCGCTTTTTGCCGTTTTTTCAAACGCCTTATCCAAAGGTTGGCAATTATATTTTCATTCTATTGCCGAACCCGACGCGATGGCCTCCATCAAATTAACTTTACTAACCGCTAGCATCAGCATCCCACTCAATTTAATTTTTGGCTTCGCGGCTTCTTGGGCCATTGCCAAATTTGATTTTGTGGGGAAAAAATTTCTTATCACACTGATTGATTTACCTTTCAGCGTTTCACCGGTTATTTCGGGTATGATCTTTGTGTTGCTCTTTGGTGCTCAAGGTTACTTAGGCCCCTGGCTCATGGCCCACAATATTAAAATTATCTTCACCCCTTTCGCTATTATCATTGCAACGTTATTTGTCACCTTCCCCTTTGTCGCACGGGAATTAATCCCTTTGATGGAATCACTCGGTAACGATCAAGAAGAAGCGGCCCTAACCTTAGGCGCTTCCGCTTGGCAGACATTTTTTCATGTCACCTTGCCTAACGTTAAATGGGCCTTGCTTTACGGAGTCATTTTGTTAAATGCCCGTGCGATGGGTGAATTTGGGGCAGTTTCCGTGGTGTCAGGTCATATTCGGGGGCACACCAACACCATGCCCTTGCATGTAGAAATTCTTTACAACGAATATGACTTTGTAGGGGCCTTTGCTGTAGCAAGTTTGCTGGCTTTATTAGCTTTGTTCACCATTGTTGCCAAAAGCTTAGTAGAGTGGAAGTCCAATATTAAAAGGGAAGTTCTGGCATGA
- a CDS encoding ABC transporter ATP-binding protein encodes MSIFVSKLEKKFNKFIAVRNVTFQVEDGEFVTLLGPSGSGKSTILRCIAGLEKPESGHIQINGEDVTGVSVQDRKVGFVFQHYALFSHMTVGENIGFGLKVKGTHKKDRQARIDELIDLFELEGFENRLPSQLSGGQRQRVALARALAPEPKLLLLDEPFGALDTRLRKELRTWIKALHDRIRLTTVMVTHDQDEALELSNRIVVINKGLVEQDDSPWAIFNKPASEFVAKFVGETNQVTGTAYNQLIEWGPFKFWAPHVPDGKKAIVLFRPNDVYVSSRAEEGSAPGTIQSLQFLGALDCLEIKLENQFVVMAYVPKGVAEQSRFSVGKHIHVSITTAHVFETK; translated from the coding sequence ATGAGCATTTTTGTCTCTAAATTAGAAAAGAAGTTTAACAAATTTATCGCCGTACGCAATGTAACCTTTCAAGTAGAAGACGGAGAATTTGTCACCCTGCTTGGCCCTTCGGGCTCAGGCAAATCAACGATTTTACGCTGTATTGCAGGCCTAGAAAAACCTGAGTCTGGGCACATTCAAATCAATGGCGAAGATGTAACCGGCGTTTCGGTGCAAGATCGCAAAGTGGGTTTTGTTTTCCAACACTATGCCCTCTTTAGCCACATGACCGTGGGTGAAAATATCGGTTTCGGCTTGAAAGTAAAAGGCACCCACAAAAAAGATCGGCAAGCCCGAATTGATGAGCTCATTGATTTATTTGAATTGGAGGGCTTTGAAAATCGCCTCCCCTCGCAGCTCTCCGGGGGCCAACGCCAGCGGGTGGCCTTAGCCAGGGCTTTAGCGCCCGAGCCTAAATTACTTTTGCTCGACGAACCCTTTGGCGCACTCGATACTCGCTTGCGCAAAGAACTGCGCACATGGATAAAGGCCCTGCATGATCGCATTCGCCTAACCACCGTCATGGTCACGCACGATCAAGATGAAGCCTTGGAACTTTCCAACCGAATTGTGGTGATTAATAAAGGCCTAGTAGAACAAGACGACAGCCCGTGGGCCATTTTTAATAAACCAGCCTCGGAATTTGTCGCTAAATTTGTAGGCGAAACCAATCAAGTCACAGGCACGGCTTATAATCAATTGATCGAGTGGGGCCCTTTTAAATTTTGGGCACCCCATGTACCGGATGGCAAAAAGGCCATTGTCTTATTTCGACCCAACGATGTTTATGTAAGTTCTCGTGCCGAAGAGGGTTCTGCACCTGGCACCATTCAATCCCTTCAGTTTCTCGGTGCTTTGGATTGTTTAGAAATAAAATTAGAAAATCAATTTGTTGTCATGGCCTACGTACCCAAAGGCGTAGCTGAACAAAGCCGTTTTTCGGTAGGCAAACACATCCATGTGAGCATCACGACTGCCCATGTGTTTGAAACAAAATAA
- a CDS encoding YARHG domain-containing protein, protein MYPRNILSILALLWLVILSPRVGNPDPATKTGAVLAEFEKLMAMQCNVTQFGISTPLEARILKNIPYAIVGRPFTSPELTELFNKDDGWYKPGSSSDVKIKPEHEACITRLQKREDQLRRSVKMDAEVERVFIRDPKIFLGLRAYPKATYKTTNTTFEKGKHWQWSAIDISPGSCGGDGSPNQRGDCAGIMISCELPENINDLKFLHCEIIPFG, encoded by the coding sequence ATGTATCCACGGAACATCCTCTCAATCCTTGCCTTACTTTGGCTAGTCATACTGTCGCCTAGGGTAGGCAACCCAGACCCTGCCACAAAAACAGGAGCTGTCTTGGCTGAATTTGAAAAACTCATGGCCATGCAATGTAATGTCACTCAATTTGGGATCTCAACGCCACTCGAAGCTCGTATCTTAAAAAACATCCCCTATGCCATTGTAGGTCGACCCTTTACTTCACCTGAACTGACCGAGCTCTTTAATAAAGACGATGGCTGGTATAAACCTGGCTCTTCTTCAGACGTTAAAATAAAGCCAGAACATGAGGCCTGTATTACTCGGCTACAAAAGCGCGAAGATCAACTTCGCCGCTCTGTCAAAATGGATGCGGAAGTAGAAAGGGTTTTTATACGTGACCCAAAGATTTTTCTTGGCCTACGAGCTTATCCCAAGGCCACTTACAAAACTACAAATACTACCTTTGAGAAAGGCAAACATTGGCAATGGAGTGCCATCGATATTTCTCCGGGTTCTTGCGGAGGGGATGGTAGCCCCAATCAGCGGGGAGACTGTGCAGGCATCATGATTTCATGCGAACTACCGGAGAATATCAATGACTTAAAATTTCTTCATTGTGAAATTATTCCGTTTGGTTAA
- a CDS encoding Fic family protein encodes MKRLHSFDKRLKSIPQACWSLITGIDECKGQWIAGAKLSPQVLGRLKRSVLVTSTGASTRIEGARLSDADIERLMRGISVQKFADRDKQEVKGYYELLQNVFEAWRGLRFSESSIKHFHHELLKYVSKDQTHCGEYKKRENKAHMINEAGQSIGILFNTTPAYLTPKEMHELVEWTEKALQQKLYHPLLIIGNFIVEFLNIHPFQDGNGRVSRVVTNLLFLKAGYLYMPYVSHEKLIEDNKPDYYLALRKSQKTIKTKKENIVSWLQFFLTITLKQSQMAVKLLSDENIEKLLSIKQLAVWRHLQTVEEASPREVVQKTGIARPTINQVMDRLLSFKKIERIGLGRSTRYRVLKN; translated from the coding sequence ATGAAACGTTTACATTCTTTTGATAAGCGACTCAAAAGTATTCCACAAGCTTGTTGGTCTCTTATAACCGGAATTGATGAATGTAAGGGGCAGTGGATTGCGGGTGCTAAGCTTAGTCCGCAAGTGCTTGGACGATTGAAGAGATCCGTATTGGTAACATCCACGGGGGCTTCTACCCGAATTGAGGGAGCCAGACTTTCAGACGCAGATATTGAGCGATTAATGCGAGGCATTTCTGTTCAGAAATTCGCTGATCGGGACAAACAAGAGGTCAAAGGTTATTATGAATTATTGCAAAATGTCTTTGAGGCTTGGCGAGGATTAAGATTTTCAGAAAGTTCGATTAAACATTTCCATCACGAATTACTCAAATATGTTTCAAAAGATCAGACTCATTGTGGTGAATATAAGAAACGGGAAAATAAAGCTCATATGATTAACGAAGCAGGTCAGTCTATCGGCATTTTGTTTAATACAACACCTGCTTATCTAACACCTAAAGAGATGCACGAATTGGTAGAGTGGACTGAAAAAGCTTTACAACAAAAGTTATATCATCCTTTGCTAATAATCGGTAATTTCATTGTAGAGTTTTTAAACATTCATCCATTCCAAGATGGAAACGGAAGAGTCTCAAGAGTAGTCACTAACCTGCTTTTTTTAAAAGCAGGGTATCTTTACATGCCGTATGTTTCGCACGAGAAATTGATCGAAGATAATAAACCTGATTATTATCTTGCATTACGCAAAAGTCAGAAAACAATTAAGACAAAGAAAGAGAATATTGTTTCATGGTTACAGTTCTTTTTGACCATTACCCTGAAACAATCTCAAATGGCAGTTAAACTCTTGTCGGATGAAAACATTGAGAAACTTCTTTCCATAAAACAGTTAGCGGTTTGGCGGCATCTCCAAACGGTTGAAGAAGCTTCCCCTCGAGAGGTTGTTCAGAAAACAGGCATTGCACGCCCTACGATTAACCAAGTGATGGATCGACTCTTAAGTTTTAAAAAAATCGAACGCATTGGTTTAGGCAGAAGTACTCGTTATCGAGTTCTGAAAAATTAA
- a CDS encoding potassium/proton antiporter has product MTEYILLGISVLLLLSVIASKVSARLGVPALLIFLGIGMLAGSDGLGGIHFDDPGLAQSIGVIALAFILFSGGLDTSWKTVRPVLWKGFSLSTLGVLLSTLLVGVFAKFLLKFSWTEGLLLGAIVSATDAAAVFTILRSKNIGLKTHLRPLLELESGSNDPMAVFLTIGFITLLAYPNTSIANLLSMFLHQMIVGAVLGYGLAKMVLFLINQLKLEYEGLYPVLSLTLVLLVYSLTASLGGNGFLAVYVAGLMMGNTDFIHKKSLLRFHDGLAWLMQIAMFLALGLLVFPTQLMPIAGAGFIISTFLIVVARPASVLISLLFSKMNVREKAFVSWVGLRGAVPIILATFPLVAKIPRADFFFNLVFFIVLTSSLLQGGTVPLMARCLKVTAPLEKKRRYPIEFEQLEGAATNLVEYIIPYHSNIVGKKIVELGLPEDSLITLICRNEEFIVPSGATPLDGGDVVLTLVNDRNASEVNRIFSEPKNAQH; this is encoded by the coding sequence CTGACTGAATACATTCTACTAGGTATTTCCGTTCTCTTATTATTGAGCGTTATCGCCAGCAAAGTATCAGCACGGCTGGGCGTCCCTGCCCTACTTATATTTTTGGGTATCGGCATGCTGGCGGGTTCTGATGGGCTGGGTGGTATTCATTTTGATGATCCTGGTTTAGCTCAATCGATTGGCGTTATCGCCCTTGCCTTTATTCTTTTTTCAGGGGGCTTAGATACTTCCTGGAAAACAGTTCGCCCTGTGCTTTGGAAAGGATTTTCTCTTTCCACCCTAGGCGTGCTCCTTTCAACCCTTCTCGTGGGTGTATTTGCAAAGTTCTTGCTTAAATTTTCGTGGACCGAAGGTTTACTGCTCGGTGCCATCGTTTCAGCTACCGATGCTGCCGCTGTTTTTACCATTTTACGCTCAAAAAATATTGGTTTAAAAACTCACCTCCGGCCACTCTTAGAACTCGAATCAGGAAGCAACGACCCTATGGCTGTCTTTCTCACCATAGGATTCATTACACTTCTAGCCTATCCTAACACCTCTATTGCAAACTTACTAAGCATGTTCCTTCACCAAATGATCGTGGGGGCCGTCTTGGGTTACGGTCTTGCTAAAATGGTCCTTTTCTTAATCAATCAATTAAAATTGGAATATGAAGGGCTTTATCCCGTCTTGTCACTCACCCTGGTTCTTTTAGTTTACAGTTTAACGGCTTCTCTCGGTGGCAATGGTTTTCTTGCGGTTTATGTGGCGGGCCTCATGATGGGAAATACTGATTTTATCCACAAGAAAAGTCTACTCCGTTTCCATGATGGTTTAGCGTGGCTCATGCAGATTGCAATGTTCCTTGCCCTGGGCCTCTTGGTATTTCCTACTCAACTCATGCCCATTGCAGGGGCAGGTTTTATTATTTCGACATTTTTAATCGTCGTCGCCCGTCCAGCAAGCGTTTTGATAAGCCTTCTTTTCTCCAAAATGAATGTTAGAGAAAAAGCATTCGTTTCTTGGGTAGGCTTGCGCGGAGCGGTGCCCATTATCTTGGCCACTTTTCCCCTCGTAGCCAAAATCCCTAGGGCCGATTTCTTTTTTAATTTGGTCTTCTTTATCGTGTTAACTTCGAGTTTACTCCAGGGAGGAACTGTCCCCTTGATGGCAAGGTGTTTAAAAGTCACCGCGCCTCTAGAAAAAAAGCGTCGTTACCCCATCGAGTTTGAGCAACTGGAAGGCGCCGCTACCAACTTAGTGGAATATATCATCCCCTATCATTCAAACATTGTAGGCAAAAAAATCGTAGAACTGGGCCTCCCCGAAGATAGTCTCATCACCTTGATTTGTCGCAACGAAGAATTTATCGTGCCCAGCGGGGCAACCCCACTCGATGGTGGTGATGTAGTCCTAACCTTGGTCAACGACCGCAACGCTTCCGAGGTAAATAGAATTTTTTCCGAACCAAAAAACGCTCAGCACTAG